A window of Vigna unguiculata cultivar IT97K-499-35 chromosome 4, ASM411807v1, whole genome shotgun sequence contains these coding sequences:
- the LOC114181354 gene encoding cytochrome P450 85A-like, with protein sequence MGVLMAIVGVVVVLCFCSALLRWNEVRYRKKGLPPGTMGWPVFGETTEFLKQGPNFMKNQRARYGSFFKSHILGCPTIVSMDAELNRYILMNEAKGLVPGYPQSMLDILGKCNIAAVHGSTHKYMRGALLSIISPTSIRDQLLPKIDEFIRAHLSNWDNKVINIQEKTKEMAFLSSLKQIAGTETISLSDSFMTEFFKLVLGTISLPINIPGTNYHRGFQARKTMVNVLNKLLEERRASNETYHDMLGCLMAREENRYKLSNEEIIDLVITLIYSGYETVSTTSMMAVKYLHDHPKALEELRKEHLAIRERKKHDEPIDWNDLKSMSFTRAVIFETSRLATIVNGVLRKTTQDMELNGYLIPKGWRIYVYTREINYDPFLYPDPLTFNPWRWLDKSLESKNYFLIFGGGTRLCPGKELGITEISTFLHYFVTKYRWEEVGGDKLMKFPRVQAPNGLHIRVTSY encoded by the exons ATGGGGGTTTTGATGGCAATTGTGGGTGTAGTGGTGGTGCTCTGTTTTTGCTCTGCACTCTTGAGGTGGAATGAAGTAAGGTACAGGAAAAAAGGTTTGCCTCCTGGCACAATGGGTTGGCCAGTTTTTGGAGAGACAACAGAGTTTCTCAAGCAGGGTCCAAACTTCATGAAAAACCAAAGAGCAAG GTATGGCAGTTTTTTCAAATCTCACATACTTGGTTGTCCTACCATTGTGTCCATGGATGCAGAGCTTAATAGATACATCCTAATGAATGAGGCAAAAGGTCTTGTTCCTGGATATCCTCAATCCATGTTAGATATCTTAGGCAAATGTAACATTGCAGCTGTTCATGGCTCCACCCACAAGTACATGAGAGGAGCACTACTTTCCATCATTAGCCCAACCTCGATCAGAGATCAGCTTTTACCAAAAATTGATGAGTTCATCAGAGCCCACCTTAGCAACTGGGATAACAAAGTCATCAACATTCAGGAGAAAACCAAGGAG ATGGCCTTCCTCTCATCTCTGAAGCAGATTGCTGGCACAGAAACTATCTCATTATCTGACTCATTCATGACAGAGTTCTTCAAGCTTGTTCTTGGAACCATTTCTCTCCCTATTAACATTCCTGGGACAAATTACCATCGTGGATTCCAG GCAAGGAAGACTATGGTCAACGTTCTAAATAAGTTACTAGAGGAAAGAAGAGCATCCAATGAAACCTACCATGACATGCTTGGTTGCTTGATGGCAAGAGAGGAAAACAGATACAAACTAAGTAATGAAGAAATCATTGATCTGGTGATAACGTTGATATATTCTGGCTATGAAACTGTTTCAACAACATCAATGATGGCAGTGAAGTACCTCCATGACCATCCCAAAGCTCTTGAAGAACTGAGA AAAGAGCATTTGGCCATAAGAGAAAGGAAAAAGCATGATGAGCCAATTGATTGGAATGACCTCAAGTCAATGAGTTTTACTCGTGCG GTGATTTTTGAGACCTCTAGACTGGCCACAATAGTTAATGGAGTCCTAAGGAAAACCACTCAAGACATGGAACTAAACG GCTATTTGATTCCCAAAGGATGGAGAATATATGTGTACACAAGAGAGATCAACTATGACCCTTTTCTATATCCTGATCCTCTCACTTTCAACCCATGGAGATGGCTG GATAAGAGTCTAGAATCAAAAAACTACTTCTTGATATTTGGAGGAGGCACCAGACTTTGTCCAGGAAAAGAGTTGGGAATAACAGAAATTTCCACTTTTTTACACTACTTTGTAACCAAATACAG GTGGGAAGAAGTGGGAGGGGATAAACTAATGAAATTTCCTAGAGTTCAAGCACCTAATGGACTGCACATAAGGGTGACATCTTACTAA
- the LOC114180989 gene encoding UDP-arabinopyranose mutase 1-like: MASGASYAASPPPLKNELDIVIPTIRNLDFLEMWRPFFEPYHLIIVQDGDPTKTIKVPPGFDYELYNRNDINKILGPRASCISFKDSACRCFGYMVSKKKYIFTIDDDCFVATEPSGKKINALEQHIKNLLCPSTPYFFNTLYDPFREGADYVRGYPFSLREGAPTAVSHGLWLNIPDYDAPTQLVKPLERNTRYVDAVMTIPKGTLFPMCGMNLAFDRDLIGPAMYFGLMGDGQPIGRYDDMWAGWCCKVICDHLGLGIKTGLPYIYHSKASNPFVNLRKEYKGIFWQEDIIPFFQNAVLPKECTTVQKCYIELSKQVKEKLSKIDPYFDKLADAMVTWIEAWDDLNPTGASKANGKA; encoded by the exons ATGGCATCTGGAGCTTCCTATGCGGCATCGCCACCTCCACTGAAAAACGAGCTTGACATCGTTATCCCCACCATAAGGAACCTTGACTTTCTTGAGATGTGGAGGCCATTCTTTGAGCCTTACCATTTGATCATTGTGCAGGACGGTGACCCCACCAAAACCATTAAGGTTCCTCCTGGTTTTGACTATGAACTCTACAACCGCAATGACATCAACAAGATTCTGGGTCCAAGGGCCTCTTGCATCTCCTTCAAGGACTCTGCTTGCCGCTGCTTTGGCTACATGGTGTCTAAGAAGAAGTACATCTTCACCATTGATGATGACTGCTTT GTTGCCACTGAGCCATCTGGAAAAAAGATTAATGCACTTGAGCAGCATATTAAAAACCTTCTGTGTCCATCCACACCATACTTCTTCAATACCCTTTATGATCCCTTCAGAGAAGGAGCAGATTATGTTCGTGGATACCCTTTTAGTCTTCGTGAAGGTGCACCAACTGCAGTTTCTCATGGTCTTTGGCTCAACATCCCAGACTATGATGCTCCTACACAACTTGTGAAGCCTCTTGAGAGAAACACTAG GTATGTGGATGCTGTCATGACCATTCCAAAGGGCACTTTATTCCCAATGTGTGGAATGAACTTGGCATTTGATCGTGATCTCATTGGACCTGCAATGTACTTTGGTCTTATGGGAGATGGTCAACCAATTGGACGCTACGATGATATGTGGGCTGGTTGGTGCTGCAAG GTTATCTGTGATCATCTGGGGCTAGGAATCAAGACTGGTCTTCCATACATCTATCACAGCAAGGCGAGTAACCCATTTGTTAACCTGAGGAAAGAGTACAAAGGCATATTCTGGCAGGAAGACATTATTCCATTCTTCCAGAATGCTGTGCTTCCAAAAGAATGCACCACTGTGCAGAAGTGCTACATTGAGCTCTCCAAGCAAGTCAAGGAAAAGCTTTCAAAGATTGATCCTTACTTTGACAAGCTTGCAGATGCCATGGTTACTTGGATTGAGGCTTGGGATGATCTTAACCCTACTGGAGCATCTAAGGCCAATGGCAAAGCATAA